A region from the Xenopus laevis strain J_2021 chromosome 4S, Xenopus_laevis_v10.1, whole genome shotgun sequence genome encodes:
- the LOC121393201 gene encoding serine/threonine-protein kinase N2-like: MLRPSTGLVVPTFLAADAVNLISGLLQRDPLKRLGSSEEDACDVMHHYFFRSIDWMALLERRMQPPFIPEDVRLSEDKDQHLVLTPPSEGSLAMEKEIAEAFGDFDYTAM; this comes from the exons ATGCTGAGACCATCTACTGGTTTAGTCGTCCCGACGTTCCTGGCAGCGGATGCCGTCAACTTAATATCAGGG CTCTTACAGCGGGACCCATTGAAGCGGCTGGGCTCAAGTGAAGAAGATGCATGTGATGTTATGCATCATTATTTCTTTCGA AGCATTGACTGGATGGCTTTGCTAGAGAGAAGAATGCAGCCCCCGTTCATACCTGAGGATGTTAGACTTTCCGAGGATAAAGATCAACATCTAGTTCTAACTCCTCCCTCCGAGGGTTCCTTGGCCATGGAAAAGGAGATTGCGGAAGCCTTTGGGGACTTCGATTATACCGCAATGTAG
- the LOC121403674 gene encoding serine/threonine-protein kinase N2-like, with translation MGAGHSGILRRHRHSETVDIKQSLDACEPQVGVSLSEMKEELVRVIQKEMKIAAGAENLYHATKDRKTRALMKELRKSSEKRLKALYSSLLKLNEEIVRREAEHVPDAAVETASDTGVNLPAEEVSAPEVQVVSEPASDSFEHQHDESTEEPVPEVDEVPEEPSESEISVDEENISPTPPDAAEGCPLEVTKDPQALQLTNYRLQDFNQRGFLGEGGFAKVLLVEHAATKRSYALKILKKESITSSRGIERILLEKRVAFAVADHPFVVDIHATFQSEYHLFFLMEYVAGGCLKSYLQRESAFEQPRAMFYAACTLMAISYLHENDIIHRDLKPENLLLDSSGYVKLADFGLSKDGIGYEGRTSSLKGSFGYMAPEVLAREPYSRSVDWWSLGIVIYEMLVGEGMVC, from the exons ATGGGTGCCGGACATTCTGGCATCTTGCGTCGGCACCGGCATTCTGAG ACTGTCGACATCAAACAGTCTCTTGATGCTTGTGAGCCCCAGGTAGGTGTCTCTCTTTCAGAAATGAAGGAGGAGTTGGTGAGAGTCATCCAGAAGGAGATGAAGATAGCAGCAGGGGCCGAAAATCTGTACCATGCCACCAAGGACAGAAAGACCAGAGCCCTGATGAAGGAGCTGAGGAAGAGCAGTGAGAAGAGGCTGAAAGCCCTTTACTCCTCTCTCCTCAAGCTCAATGAGGAGATAGTTCGGAGGGAAGCAGAGCATGTTCCAG atgCAGCAGTGGAGACTGCTAGTGACACTGGTGTAAACCTCCCAGCAGAAGAGGTCAGCGCACCTGAGGTTCAGGTTGTTTCAGAACCTGCCAGTGATTCTTTCGAA CATCAACATGACGAATCCACTGAAGAACCAGTGCCAGAGGTAGACGAGGTGCCTGAAGAGCCATCGGAGAG TGAGATATCTGTGGATGAAGAAAACATCAGCCCAACTCCACCTGATGCAGCAGAAGGATGTCCACTGGAAGTGACAAAGGACCCACA AGCTTTGCAGTTGACCAACTACAGACTGCAAGATTTCAACCAACGTGGTTTCCTAGGCGAGGGCGGATTTGCCAAG GTTCTCCTTGTTGAACACGCGGCAACCAAAAGATCCTATGCcctgaaaatcttgaaaaaggaGAGCATCACCTCCTCAAGGGGCATTGAAAG GATCTTGCTAGAGAAACGGGTTGCTTTCGCCGTTGCTGACCACCCTTTCGTTGTGGATATCCACGCCACGTTCCAGTCAGAATACCATCTATTCTTTCTGATGGAGTACGTTGCTGGCGGCTGCTTAAAGAGCTACTTGCAGAGGGAAAGTGCATTTGAACAACCAAGAGCTAT GTTCTATGCTGCTTGCACGCTGATGgccatttcatatttacatgaaaaTGACATCATACACCg AGATCTCAAGCCGGAAAACCTACTTTTAGACAGCAGTGGATACGTTAAACTGGCTGATTTTGGGCTGAGCAAAGACG GAATTGGCTACGAAGGGCGAACAAGTAGCCTAAAAGGATCTTTTGGCTACATGGCTCCAGAAGTCCTCGCCAGGGAGCCATACTCAAGATCTGTCGACTGGTGGTCTCTGGGCATTGTAATATACGAAATGCTAGTTGGGGAG GGAATGGTATGCTAA